One Deinococcus aquaedulcis genomic window carries:
- a CDS encoding Nif3-like dinuclear metal center hexameric protein, with protein sequence MPPATLSVLAEWLQRHLDESQPLKRPGPEAVTRLALALEPADLPVRLAADALFLHRSRGVGEGWSGLGVLGAHDGFDLHLTTGPNRVLAARLGWTDGRLLTWAGQPAGLLATAPQTTWADLRAALHAELGGEDASFPPARAGAAPLRVALMNRLNPQTVALVAGAGAQVYLTGQVRPSAVPALQAAGLGLVALGHARTERWGLRELARELRTAFPGLQTTVSPGPPGAPEL encoded by the coding sequence ATGCCCCCCGCCACCCTGAGCGTGCTGGCCGAGTGGCTGCAGCGGCACTTGGACGAGTCCCAGCCCCTCAAGCGCCCCGGCCCGGAGGCAGTGACCCGGCTGGCCCTGGCGCTGGAGCCGGCTGATCTTCCTGTTCGTCTGGCCGCCGACGCCCTGTTCCTGCACCGTTCGCGCGGGGTGGGGGAGGGCTGGTCGGGCCTGGGTGTGCTGGGTGCCCACGACGGCTTTGACCTGCATCTGACCACCGGGCCGAACCGAGTGCTGGCCGCGCGCCTGGGCTGGACGGACGGGCGCCTCCTGACCTGGGCCGGCCAACCTGCCGGTCTGCTGGCCACGGCGCCCCAGACCACCTGGGCGGACCTGCGCGCCGCCCTGCACGCCGAACTGGGCGGCGAGGACGCCTCGTTTCCCCCAGCGCGGGCCGGGGCAGCGCCGCTGCGCGTGGCCCTGATGAACCGCCTGAATCCACAGACGGTGGCGCTGGTGGCGGGGGCCGGCGCGCAGGTGTATCTGACCGGGCAGGTGCGGCCCTCGGCCGTGCCCGCTCTGCAGGCGGCGGGCCTGGGCCTTGTGGCGCTGGGCCACGCCCGCACCGAACGGTGGGGCCTGCGCGAACTGGCCCGAGAGCTGCGCACGGCCTTTCCGGGCCTGCAGACCACCGTGTCCCCTGGCCCTCCCGGCGCACCAGAACTGTAG
- a CDS encoding AHH domain-containing protein, producing the protein MFDQRKRAAPKPGQAPPPGPSSPEQTKLPPARAPQVGAQARRVPAPARPTPDLAGHTQAFAAAQRQATQALKPPALPKGPAPLVVPKPTPVAAVPQAQPAPLPSAPLNIAAPQPLPAKTTGPARVQFAAPKLDKAQLRAAGVSHTAAMKKLAARRKAASALATAFVKRGRAQVAGVQRHAGSAQKQVRAQATRAAARVSGAAAAQQAAVRRGIGAQKARARARSALSTAQLGARKAAALAALPAATQAAKTVLQAEHTRALQGARTAAETQKGAVRAEYERLKPDYAQAGSEVGEQARARAEEQARAYEANVTGQDDSLLDGPLTDNKWKARAGAAREVGAAYAPGFREQAENEAQKLTAPGGGLDKDLNNIDLALKDTEKLLKQHLDAAERRLSARERQARQQALSAYSSLQAALRAQLAGTLSSLDATQGAQIAAIATQAQAQRAALGQQATGASAALGRSVAALAGQLEGQLGTFGQQVGHLQPPDPAALKQTLAQAQSGITAGVRRAQLSFTQGTARITAGLSQGADQTARTLAGTAQAGLKQGAAQAGGFDRSAQAVVSQALSLFQGLTRAHTQGSQQDSKSTAKTIQSLEQGLEKLYAKALKGLPEELRATLPPLREGLRGNFPKEDEAIRTNAEKAAAQVQPRWKGWVKIALMIAVIIVVAVVAGPAVIGAVGAMAGALGAGAAAGAIGAVVGGALVGAASGAVIQMGNNAIDNIGVEAKFQKSLFDGVGKAALIGAVGGALGGAGGLIAGKLSTAGLLGSGLTQKAGTFAVGTTFDLGGNVLGDLMNGASLGDALKNLSNPETLMMMAIGTGVGAATTRLPGRAGGLQTRAHAAGEHFGANLGDRVNNVTGNRHGVVPTEVNAALAGHDTPGRISGHTQGQTKLELSPTAAPRDAALHDQYARQVRQENSPVSRMTDRVKALFGAEADLRPGTRRWELGTEAAKHQDMANWRFQEADALPANSPRRQQLLQEAHDLQRLSQDYQQAAQRADGRTIVDDSLIEGRKKLYTNHDEVEALLGKPFDASALPDRYVTFEVEGGRKVVGRLNTDGTFDMKSAILLVRPDGTVQVNPTNRITYDYIQKYQLDPGARPDIDFGRDGHTLHHLIPDKVSTSDPLCVKAMELIGYSPDRMTNYHEMPMEKLYRLLDGQEVGHWSHHADYDATVVRPALKNSQQTLEADFGPMSTWNSGHPRLAELQAALRFELQAVEATLKQRILDGKVPMTSETTSGGKGRIK; encoded by the coding sequence ATGTTCGATCAGCGCAAGCGTGCCGCCCCCAAGCCGGGTCAGGCGCCGCCCCCCGGGCCGTCATCCCCCGAACAGACGAAGCTGCCCCCGGCGCGGGCCCCGCAGGTGGGGGCGCAGGCCCGCCGGGTGCCGGCCCCGGCCCGGCCCACGCCGGACCTCGCTGGGCACACCCAGGCGTTCGCGGCGGCGCAGCGGCAGGCCACGCAGGCGCTTAAGCCGCCAGCGCTGCCCAAAGGGCCGGCGCCCCTGGTCGTCCCCAAACCGACCCCTGTCGCGGCGGTCCCTCAGGCCCAGCCCGCGCCCTTGCCCAGCGCCCCACTGAATATCGCCGCGCCCCAGCCGCTCCCGGCCAAGACCACGGGCCCCGCCAGGGTGCAGTTCGCCGCGCCCAAATTGGACAAGGCCCAGCTGCGGGCGGCCGGGGTGTCGCACACCGCCGCCATGAAAAAGCTGGCCGCCCGCCGCAAGGCCGCCAGCGCCCTGGCCACCGCCTTCGTGAAGCGTGGCCGCGCCCAGGTGGCTGGGGTTCAGCGCCACGCGGGCAGCGCCCAGAAGCAGGTGCGTGCCCAGGCCACGCGCGCCGCCGCCCGGGTGTCTGGGGCCGCTGCCGCGCAGCAGGCGGCGGTGCGCCGTGGGATTGGCGCCCAGAAAGCCCGCGCCCGCGCCCGCTCGGCGCTGTCCACGGCCCAGCTGGGCGCGCGCAAGGCCGCCGCCCTGGCCGCCCTGCCCGCAGCGACCCAGGCCGCCAAAACAGTGCTGCAGGCCGAGCACACCCGCGCCCTGCAGGGGGCACGCACCGCCGCCGAGACCCAGAAGGGTGCCGTGCGTGCCGAATACGAGCGCCTGAAGCCTGACTACGCCCAGGCGGGCAGCGAAGTGGGCGAACAGGCCCGCGCCCGCGCCGAGGAGCAGGCCCGCGCCTATGAGGCGAATGTGACCGGCCAGGATGACAGTCTGCTGGACGGCCCCCTGACCGACAACAAGTGGAAGGCCCGTGCGGGGGCGGCGCGGGAGGTGGGCGCCGCCTACGCGCCCGGCTTCCGCGAACAGGCCGAGAATGAGGCCCAGAAACTCACCGCCCCGGGCGGCGGCCTCGACAAAGACCTGAACAACATTGACCTAGCCCTGAAAGACACGGAAAAGCTCCTGAAACAGCACCTCGACGCCGCCGAGCGCCGCCTCAGCGCCCGTGAGCGGCAGGCCCGGCAGCAGGCCCTGAGCGCGTACAGCAGCCTGCAGGCCGCCCTGCGCGCCCAGCTGGCCGGCACCCTGAGCAGTCTGGACGCCACCCAGGGTGCTCAGATCGCCGCCATTGCCACCCAGGCGCAGGCGCAGCGCGCGGCGCTGGGGCAGCAGGCCACCGGGGCCAGCGCCGCCCTGGGGCGCAGCGTGGCGGCGCTGGCCGGGCAACTGGAGGGCCAACTGGGCACGTTTGGGCAACAGGTGGGCCACCTGCAGCCGCCGGACCCCGCCGCCCTGAAACAGACGCTGGCCCAGGCGCAGAGCGGGATCACGGCCGGGGTGCGCCGCGCGCAGCTCAGCTTTACCCAGGGCACGGCCCGCATCACCGCCGGGCTCAGCCAGGGGGCCGACCAGACGGCGCGCACGCTGGCGGGCACCGCGCAGGCGGGCCTGAAGCAGGGGGCGGCTCAGGCAGGCGGCTTTGACCGCTCGGCGCAGGCGGTGGTCTCGCAGGCCCTCTCCTTGTTTCAGGGGCTGACCAGGGCACACACGCAGGGCAGCCAGCAGGACTCGAAAAGCACGGCCAAAACCATACAGTCGCTGGAGCAGGGCCTGGAAAAGCTGTACGCCAAGGCCCTGAAGGGCCTGCCCGAGGAGCTGCGCGCCACCCTGCCGCCGCTGCGCGAGGGCCTGCGCGGCAACTTTCCCAAAGAGGACGAGGCGATTCGCACGAACGCCGAAAAAGCCGCCGCTCAGGTGCAGCCGCGCTGGAAAGGCTGGGTCAAGATTGCCCTGATGATCGCCGTGATCATCGTGGTGGCCGTGGTGGCGGGCCCCGCCGTGATCGGCGCGGTGGGGGCGATGGCCGGGGCCCTGGGCGCCGGAGCTGCCGCTGGGGCCATTGGCGCCGTGGTGGGCGGCGCGCTGGTGGGGGCTGCCAGCGGCGCCGTGATTCAGATGGGCAACAACGCCATTGACAATATTGGCGTGGAGGCCAAGTTCCAGAAAAGCCTCTTTGACGGCGTGGGCAAGGCCGCCCTGATCGGCGCGGTGGGCGGGGCCCTGGGCGGCGCCGGCGGCCTGATTGCGGGCAAGCTGAGCACGGCGGGCCTGCTGGGCAGCGGCCTGACCCAGAAGGCCGGCACGTTCGCTGTGGGCACCACTTTCGACCTGGGCGGCAACGTGCTGGGCGACCTGATGAACGGGGCCTCGCTGGGTGACGCCCTGAAGAACCTCTCCAACCCCGAAACCCTGATGATGATGGCCATTGGCACCGGCGTGGGCGCGGCCACTACCCGCCTGCCGGGCCGCGCGGGTGGGCTGCAGACGCGGGCGCACGCGGCGGGCGAACACTTCGGCGCGAATCTGGGCGACCGGGTGAACAATGTCACCGGCAACCGGCACGGCGTGGTGCCTACGGAGGTGAATGCGGCGCTGGCAGGGCACGACACCCCGGGGCGTATTTCCGGCCACACCCAGGGCCAGACGAAGCTGGAACTGTCACCGACTGCGGCGCCGCGCGACGCGGCGCTCCACGATCAGTACGCGCGGCAGGTGCGGCAGGAAAACAGCCCGGTTAGCCGCATGACCGACCGGGTCAAGGCTCTGTTCGGCGCAGAGGCTGATCTTCGCCCTGGCACGCGGCGCTGGGAACTGGGCACCGAGGCGGCCAAGCATCAGGATATGGCGAACTGGCGCTTTCAGGAGGCGGACGCGTTGCCGGCAAACTCGCCGCGCCGGCAGCAACTGCTGCAAGAAGCCCATGATCTTCAGCGGCTGTCCCAGGATTATCAACAGGCCGCCCAGCGCGCCGACGGGCGCACCATCGTGGACGACAGCCTGATTGAAGGGCGCAAGAAGCTCTACACCAACCACGATGAGGTCGAAGCGCTACTGGGCAAGCCCTTTGACGCCTCTGCGCTGCCCGACCGCTACGTGACCTTTGAGGTGGAGGGCGGGCGCAAGGTGGTGGGGCGCCTGAACACGGACGGCACGTTCGATATGAAGTCCGCGATTCTGCTGGTTCGCCCGGACGGCACCGTGCAGGTCAATCCCACCAACCGCATCACGTACGATTACATCCAGAAGTACCAATTGGACCCCGGCGCGCGCCCGGACATTGATTTTGGCCGCGACGGCCACACCCTGCACCACCTGATTCCCGATAAGGTCAGTACCTCTGATCCTCTCTGTGTCAAGGCGATGGAGCTGATTGGGTATAGCCCGGACCGCATGACCAACTACCATGAAATGCCGATGGAGAAACTGTACCGGTTGCTCGACGGCCAGGAAGTCGGTCACTGGTCACACCACGCCGACTATGACGCAACGGTAGTGCGCCCCGCCCTCAAAAACTCTCAACAGACCCTGGAAGCCGATTTCGGGCCGATGTCCACCTGGAATTCAGGTCATCCCCGGTTGGCCGAGTTGCAGGCCGCGCTCCGCTTCGAGCTTCAGGCCGTTGAGGCCACGCTGAAGCAGCGGATTCTCGATGGCAAGGTGCCCATGACGTCTGAGACAACGAGTGGTGGCAAGGGACGAATAAAATGA
- a CDS encoding immunity 49 family protein translates to MAHAVAEDYVFETLEEDIVWYRQSVHESLAGVERQGHDLNWLATKAYTLAALLVLAGRASDSECGDMMWLAGNAEAYALYLALFPKGAKELEVLIPKPPGDVMSIGRTTTGPTSSSSPGHWFKAFYLTLLWEEPFLKEEVLMRSFASTFAASSTKAPAYRTLQVEAAQAMYTRAPDAMTKILAAFDAMQTPGLDPEDHAFSVEVAQCEAGMMARLVSGDEAGFNDEVRLALERHVKYYRQDEEFRNKPVAWVCLPALGLSALAQRRGLKVSVQSPLLPLELISN, encoded by the coding sequence ATGGCTCACGCTGTGGCTGAAGATTACGTTTTCGAGACCTTAGAAGAAGACATCGTCTGGTACCGTCAGTCGGTTCACGAGTCCCTGGCGGGCGTAGAGAGGCAAGGGCATGACCTCAACTGGTTGGCGACAAAGGCTTATACGTTGGCCGCCCTGCTGGTGCTCGCTGGACGCGCGTCGGACTCCGAATGCGGTGACATGATGTGGTTGGCCGGAAACGCCGAAGCATATGCGCTTTATCTCGCGCTGTTTCCCAAAGGTGCAAAAGAGCTAGAAGTCCTGATTCCCAAGCCTCCTGGCGACGTAATGAGCATTGGGCGCACGACTACCGGCCCCACCAGTTCTTCCTCGCCAGGTCACTGGTTCAAAGCGTTTTACCTCACCCTGCTTTGGGAAGAGCCGTTCCTCAAGGAGGAAGTCCTCATGCGGTCTTTTGCCTCCACTTTTGCGGCGTCCTCAACCAAAGCGCCTGCTTACCGCACCCTCCAGGTGGAAGCCGCGCAGGCTATGTACACCCGCGCGCCGGACGCGATGACCAAAATCCTGGCCGCTTTTGACGCCATGCAGACGCCGGGTCTGGACCCTGAAGACCATGCCTTTTCCGTTGAAGTCGCCCAGTGCGAAGCTGGCATGATGGCCCGCCTCGTGTCCGGCGATGAGGCCGGGTTCAACGATGAAGTCCGTCTGGCGCTGGAGCGGCATGTCAAGTACTACCGCCAGGACGAGGAATTCCGAAATAAACCCGTGGCCTGGGTGTGCCTGCCTGCCCTTGGGTTGTCCGCGTTGGCCCAGCGGCGCGGCCTGAAGGTCTCGGTGCAGTCGCCGCTGTTGCCCCTGGAACTAATTTCGAATTGA
- a CDS encoding heavy metal translocating P-type ATPase: protein MSRAASAAVPPTALDYHVEGMDCPNCVRKIEGALARLPGAAQAQTNLTRQSLTLTLDETQTPRATLEKTLHDLGHPLRLREDRAQRPHEHEVAPWHATRQGRLVLLSGGLLALAFLFGRLEPALAVWGYAAATLLGTWPLALKALAAARAGDPFSINTLVTLAAAGALVIGEAAEAAVVVFFFAVGELLEGVAVGRARSGIQTLTRLTPKTARMLQGGRVAEVPVDMLKVGDQLQIRPGDRVPADGTITAGHSHLDDSPVTGESVPVSKGVGERVYAGSINTDGVLTVQVDREAHDNTLARIIHLIEQAEASKAPISRFIDRFSRVYTPLVVLAAALTALVPMGLAGQYLPEALYRGVALLLIGCPCALVLSVPAAITSGLSAGARHGLLVKGGAPLEAIGGARVVAFDKTGTLTQGHPRVTDIVPLTGMPEEAVLRLAAAVEAGSSHPLARAITERAAALTLPAATGARALAGRAVTATVDGQAYAVGSPRFAGETVGLPAAVQTQLQVLEEAGKTVVVLTGGAGPLALIALRDEPRPDARAAVAQLRALGVQPVMLTGDNARTGRAIARALGLEVHAELLPQDKLRLVEELKRTGRVVMVGDGINDAPALAASDVGVAMGGGTDVALETAHAALLHPRLGGVPDLVRLSRATMTNIKQNVAFAVGLKLVFLVTTLLGLTGLWPAILSDTGATALVTANALRLLRFRPGGAA from the coding sequence ATGAGCCGCGCTGCGTCTGCTGCCGTGCCCCCCACTGCGCTGGATTACCACGTAGAGGGCATGGACTGTCCTAACTGTGTGCGCAAGATTGAAGGGGCCCTGGCCCGCCTGCCGGGGGCCGCCCAGGCGCAGACCAACCTCACGCGCCAGTCCCTCACCCTGACGCTGGACGAAACGCAGACCCCACGCGCCACGCTGGAAAAAACCCTGCACGACCTGGGCCATCCCCTGCGGCTGCGCGAGGACCGGGCCCAGCGGCCCCACGAGCACGAGGTGGCGCCGTGGCACGCCACCCGGCAGGGCCGCCTCGTGCTGCTCAGCGGCGGCCTGCTGGCCCTGGCCTTCCTGTTCGGCAGGCTGGAACCGGCGCTGGCGGTGTGGGGTTATGCCGCCGCCACGCTGCTGGGCACATGGCCCCTGGCCCTCAAGGCCCTGGCGGCGGCGCGGGCGGGCGATCCGTTCAGCATCAACACGCTGGTGACGCTGGCCGCTGCCGGCGCCCTGGTGATTGGCGAGGCGGCCGAGGCGGCGGTGGTGGTGTTCTTCTTCGCGGTGGGCGAGCTGCTCGAAGGCGTGGCGGTGGGCCGGGCCCGTAGCGGCATCCAGACCCTGACCCGCCTGACGCCCAAAACGGCGCGCATGCTGCAGGGGGGCCGGGTGGCCGAGGTGCCGGTGGACATGCTAAAGGTGGGCGACCAGTTGCAGATCAGGCCCGGTGACCGCGTGCCCGCCGACGGCACCATCACGGCGGGCCACAGCCACCTTGACGATTCGCCCGTGACTGGCGAGAGCGTGCCCGTGAGCAAGGGCGTAGGCGAGCGCGTGTACGCCGGCTCCATCAACACCGACGGCGTGCTGACCGTTCAGGTGGACCGCGAGGCCCACGACAACACCCTGGCGCGGATCATCCACCTGATCGAGCAGGCCGAAGCCAGCAAGGCGCCCATCAGCCGCTTTATTGACCGCTTCAGCCGGGTGTACACGCCCCTTGTGGTGCTGGCGGCGGCCCTGACGGCCCTGGTGCCGATGGGGCTGGCCGGGCAATACCTGCCAGAGGCGCTGTACCGGGGGGTGGCGCTGCTGCTCATCGGCTGCCCCTGCGCGCTGGTGCTCAGCGTGCCGGCCGCGATCACCAGTGGCCTGTCGGCGGGGGCCCGGCACGGCCTGCTGGTCAAGGGTGGCGCGCCTCTGGAAGCCATCGGCGGCGCCCGGGTGGTGGCGTTCGACAAGACCGGCACCCTTACGCAGGGGCACCCACGTGTCACGGACATTGTGCCGCTGACGGGGATGCCCGAAGAGGCGGTGTTGCGACTGGCGGCGGCGGTGGAGGCTGGGTCCAGCCATCCGCTGGCCCGGGCGATCACCGAACGCGCGGCGGCCCTGACCCTTCCGGCAGCCACCGGGGCCCGCGCCCTGGCGGGCCGCGCGGTGACCGCCACGGTGGACGGCCAGGCCTACGCGGTGGGCTCGCCCCGCTTTGCCGGGGAGACGGTGGGCCTGCCGGCCGCTGTGCAAACCCAGCTGCAGGTGCTGGAAGAGGCCGGCAAGACCGTGGTGGTGCTGACCGGCGGGGCGGGTCCACTGGCCCTGATCGCCCTGCGCGACGAACCCCGCCCCGATGCCCGCGCAGCGGTGGCGCAGCTGCGGGCGCTGGGGGTGCAGCCGGTCATGCTGACGGGCGACAACGCCCGCACCGGCCGGGCCATTGCCCGGGCTCTGGGCCTGGAGGTGCACGCCGAACTGCTTCCTCAGGACAAGCTGCGCCTCGTCGAAGAGCTAAAGCGCACCGGCCGCGTGGTGATGGTGGGCGACGGCATCAACGACGCCCCGGCCCTGGCCGCCAGCGATGTGGGCGTGGCGATGGGCGGCGGCACCGATGTGGCCCTGGAAACGGCCCACGCGGCGCTGCTGCACCCCCGGCTGGGCGGCGTGCCCGATCTGGTGCGGCTGTCCCGGGCCACCATGACCAACATCAAGCAGAATGTGGCCTTTGCCGTGGGCCTGAAGCTGGTGTTTCTGGTCACCACCCTGCTGGGTCTGACAGGACTGTGGCCCGCCATTCTCAGCGACACCGGGGCCACGGCGCTGGTGACCGCCAACGCCCTGCGGCTGCTGCGCTTCCGGCCAGGGGGGGCGGCATGA
- a CDS encoding ArsR/SmtB family transcription factor, which translates to MTGPVRDTCDACTHPAAVARARQAVPDDACVEDASALLKAVADPTRLRLLSALAAEELCVHDLALVVGASESATSHQLRLLRAHRLVAPRKVGRTVYYRLADQHVTLLLRNALDHARER; encoded by the coding sequence ATGACTGGGCCAGTTCGTGACACCTGCGACGCCTGTACCCACCCCGCCGCCGTGGCCCGCGCGCGGCAGGCAGTCCCCGACGACGCCTGCGTGGAGGACGCCAGCGCTCTGCTTAAGGCGGTGGCTGACCCCACGCGGCTGCGCCTGCTCTCGGCCCTGGCCGCCGAGGAACTGTGCGTGCATGATCTGGCGCTGGTGGTGGGGGCCAGCGAATCGGCCACCAGTCACCAGTTGCGCCTGCTGCGCGCCCACCGGCTGGTGGCGCCCCGCAAGGTGGGCCGCACGGTGTACTACCGCCTGGCCGACCAGCACGTGACCCTGCTGCTGCGCAACGCCCTGGACCACGCCCGCGAACGCTAG
- a CDS encoding cysteine desulfurase family protein, with the protein MIYLDYAATHPMTPAALAAYAQAAALPGNPASVHAAGQAARERLEEGRARVAAALGVDPRTLSANSGGTEGDNHVLFGVARAWQDARGRPGHLITTPTEHSAVLAPARALAAQGWAVTWLTPDRFGRYDPAELAGALRDDTALVSIHHANNELGTVQDTAALATAAAARGVPYHTDAVQAPGVLPLDLLGWGVTFATFSAHKWGGPRGVGFLYVRRGTVLPPVTLGGGQEGGLRPGTQDTAGVYAAGVALTEAEEARAATHAHLLALRTRFLDAITPIPGLRMNHPPDGSPKVVSVTLPGADGEALLMNLDMLGVCASAGSACSAGTMQPSHVLIATGLSEADARASVRFSFGAATTPAEVDAAAAALVQAAAWSRTG; encoded by the coding sequence ATGATCTACCTGGATTACGCCGCCACCCACCCCATGACCCCGGCGGCGCTGGCGGCCTATGCCCAGGCGGCGGCGCTGCCCGGCAACCCCGCCAGCGTACACGCGGCCGGGCAGGCCGCGCGTGAGCGACTGGAAGAGGGGCGCGCCCGCGTGGCCGCCGCCCTGGGCGTGGACCCGCGCACCCTGAGTGCCAACAGCGGCGGCACTGAAGGCGATAACCACGTGCTGTTCGGGGTAGCGCGTGCGTGGCAGGACGCACGCGGGCGCCCCGGTCACCTGATCACCACGCCTACCGAGCACTCGGCGGTGCTGGCCCCGGCGCGGGCCCTGGCGGCGCAGGGCTGGGCGGTGACGTGGCTGACCCCAGACCGCTTTGGCCGCTACGATCCCGCCGAATTGGCCGGCGCCCTCCGGGACGACACCGCGCTGGTGTCCATTCACCACGCCAACAACGAACTGGGCACCGTGCAGGACACGGCGGCGCTGGCGACTGCGGCAGCGGCGCGCGGCGTGCCGTACCACACCGACGCGGTGCAGGCCCCCGGTGTGCTGCCGCTGGACCTGCTGGGCTGGGGGGTCACGTTTGCCACCTTTAGCGCGCACAAGTGGGGCGGGCCCCGGGGCGTGGGCTTTCTGTACGTGCGCCGGGGCACGGTGCTGCCGCCCGTCACCCTGGGCGGCGGCCAGGAAGGGGGCCTGCGCCCCGGCACCCAGGACACGGCCGGGGTGTACGCGGCGGGTGTGGCGCTGACAGAGGCTGAGGAGGCGCGCGCCGCCACCCACGCCCACCTGCTGGCCCTGCGCACGCGCTTTCTGGATGCCATTACCCCCATCCCGGGGCTGCGGATGAACCATCCCCCGGACGGCAGCCCCAAGGTGGTCAGCGTGACCCTGCCCGGCGCTGACGGCGAGGCCCTGCTGATGAATCTGGACATGCTGGGCGTGTGCGCCAGCGCGGGCAGCGCGTGCAGTGCGGGTACCATGCAGCCCAGTCACGTGCTGATTGCGACCGGCCTGAGTGAAGCCGACGCCCGCGCCTCGGTGCGCTTTAGCTTTGGGGCCGCCACCACCCCAGCCGAGGTAGACGCCGCCGCCGCTGCCCTGGTGCAGGCTGCCGCATGGAGCCGCACAGGGTAG
- a CDS encoding PASTA domain-containing protein, with protein MTAQGGKVIDGKYEVLRELTVQGPVTLSEVRAAEGVTRQVAWFTVASPADRQAFHTYRAALRALAPAGLTDVVARPGAYYAVWQPVAGQPLEAALAQKGPAQELVEGVQALATALAAQGYALDDATVVVDGTEARVAYLTPLATPRTPEDISARNARTLAPLKGVRVKRPREPGGWLTFVPGLLLLGGAAYLGAQAVQIYLNPPLREVLGVTGQEARAAAKMLVGAGFRVHFNEGQAGGRPIGSIIRQDPPAGTNLPVGRLVTLTINNPPAIEVPRLEEMNLAQARDALKDRAMTVGKVVKVDGTLTSTPEGRIVAQLPEAGSSAQQGQPVQLMVSTGIQGKDTFLPNVSGMTFEQAREYARAAGLVVTTVVPQPSDAREGTVLEQSPAPFARVKVGSPVKLTVAAPRYSAPSRPADALPLPPAPLPEEPVVPAEPEPAPGEGTGTPDSAVTPPVSPEEIPAEPVAAPRTVSFAYTFPTDLPEGTYTLVVRDDTGERPLDFQYDAASLAGQPASATITVTGDAVFVVQRDGQDYITVTPGNP; from the coding sequence ATGACGGCTCAAGGCGGCAAGGTCATTGATGGAAAATACGAGGTCCTGCGCGAATTAACCGTGCAGGGGCCAGTCACGCTGTCCGAGGTGCGCGCCGCCGAGGGGGTCACCCGGCAGGTGGCGTGGTTTACGGTGGCCTCGCCCGCCGACCGCCAGGCGTTTCATACCTACCGCGCCGCCCTGCGCGCCCTGGCCCCGGCCGGGCTGACCGATGTGGTGGCGCGGCCCGGGGCCTACTACGCGGTGTGGCAACCCGTGGCCGGGCAACCGCTGGAAGCGGCGCTGGCCCAGAAAGGTCCGGCGCAGGAACTGGTGGAGGGGGTGCAGGCGCTGGCCACGGCGCTGGCCGCGCAGGGCTACGCCCTGGACGACGCCACGGTGGTCGTGGACGGCACGGAAGCCCGCGTGGCTTACCTGACCCCGCTGGCCACCCCGCGCACCCCCGAGGACATCTCGGCGCGCAATGCCCGCACCCTGGCCCCGCTGAAGGGCGTGCGGGTCAAGCGCCCGCGTGAACCGGGCGGCTGGCTCACCTTTGTGCCGGGCCTGCTGCTGCTGGGCGGCGCCGCGTACCTGGGCGCGCAGGCGGTCCAGATCTACCTGAATCCCCCTCTGCGTGAGGTGCTGGGTGTCACGGGCCAGGAAGCGCGGGCGGCGGCCAAGATGCTCGTGGGGGCCGGCTTCCGCGTGCACTTTAACGAGGGGCAGGCCGGGGGACGGCCCATTGGTTCCATCATCCGGCAAGACCCGCCGGCGGGCACCAACCTGCCGGTGGGGCGCTTGGTGACCCTGACCATCAATAACCCCCCGGCCATCGAGGTGCCGCGCCTGGAGGAAATGAATCTGGCGCAGGCCCGCGACGCCCTGAAAGACCGCGCCATGACGGTCGGCAAGGTGGTCAAGGTGGACGGCACCCTGACCAGCACCCCCGAGGGCCGCATCGTGGCGCAGTTGCCCGAAGCGGGGTCCAGCGCCCAGCAGGGCCAGCCGGTACAGCTGATGGTCAGCACTGGCATTCAGGGCAAAGACACCTTCCTGCCCAACGTGAGCGGGATGACTTTCGAGCAGGCACGCGAATACGCCCGCGCCGCCGGGCTGGTGGTCACCACCGTGGTGCCGCAGCCCAGCGACGCCCGCGAGGGGACGGTGCTGGAACAGTCGCCCGCGCCCTTTGCACGGGTCAAGGTGGGCAGCCCAGTCAAGCTGACGGTGGCCGCGCCGCGTTACAGCGCCCCCAGCCGCCCGGCAGACGCCCTGCCCCTGCCGCCCGCCCCACTGCCTGAGGAACCCGTGGTGCCCGCCGAGCCTGAACCCGCCCCTGGCGAGGGCACCGGCACCCCGGACAGCGCCGTGACCCCGCCGGTGAGCCCCGAAGAGATTCCAGCTGAACCCGTGGCCGCCCCCCGCACCGTGAGCTTTGCCTACACTTTCCCCACCGACCTGCCCGAAGGCACCTACACGCTGGTGGTGCGCGACGACACGGGCGAGCGCCCCCTAGACTTCCAGTACGACGCGGCCAGCCTCGCCGGGCAGCCCGCCAGCGCCACGATCACCGTCACGGGCGACGCGGTGTTTGTGGTGCAGCGCGACGGCCAGGACTACATCACGGTGACGCCAGGCAACCCATGA
- a CDS encoding AzlD domain-containing protein, producing MSAWAVILLMWAVTYPPRLLGLMLGRVQLPPFWQAFLRFVPVSVFAALIVPEVLGSPEWARRLVGVGTAGLLYARGVGLAPGLLAGFGAYWAARLAGL from the coding sequence ATGAGCGCCTGGGCCGTCATCCTGCTGATGTGGGCCGTGACCTACCCGCCGCGCCTGCTGGGCCTCATGCTGGGCCGCGTGCAGTTGCCGCCCTTCTGGCAGGCCTTTCTGCGCTTTGTGCCCGTCAGCGTGTTTGCCGCGCTGATCGTGCCCGAGGTGCTGGGCAGTCCCGAGTGGGCGCGACGACTGGTGGGCGTGGGCACAGCGGGGCTGCTGTATGCACGCGGGGTGGGGCTGGCCCCGGGGCTGCTGGCAGGCTTCGGGGCCTACTGGGCCGCGCGGCTGGCCGGGCTGTAG